Proteins found in one Alteromonas macleodii genomic segment:
- the glpK gene encoding glycerol kinase GlpK, which yields MGQHILAIDQGTTSSRSIIFSAKGSIEAIAQQEFSQKYPKDGWVEHDPEEIWESVVATLKEVFDKCSVTPSDIAAIGITNQRETTLVWDKQSGKPVYPAIVWQDRRTAQYCRDFSEDEEFVSYITESTGLLLDPYFSATKVAWILDNVEGAREKAENGELLFGTVDTYLIWRLTGGESHKTDATNASRTMLFDIHNQRWDEKLLDKFNIPASMLPEVMDCAADFGVIKEDIIGKAIPIQGVAGDQQAALVGQACFEKGMAKSTYGTGCFMILNTGDAPLQSKNRLLTTVGYRLDGKTTYALEGSIFMAGATVQWLRDGLKLIDDAAESEALAQRAREDNGVFLVPAFTGLGAPYWDPDARGAILGLTRDTGISEIVAAGLQSVCYQTKDLQKAMESDGARPTNIRVDGGMSRNDWVMGFLSDILGAEVERPEITETTALGAAFLAGLQAGVFSSIDDLTQCWKSDSVFTPRLSKQERDQAYDGWKAAVDRIRCS from the coding sequence ATGGGACAACATATTCTTGCCATTGATCAAGGCACAACAAGCTCTCGCAGCATTATTTTCTCTGCAAAAGGCAGTATAGAGGCCATCGCTCAACAGGAGTTTTCTCAAAAGTACCCTAAAGATGGCTGGGTTGAACACGATCCGGAAGAAATTTGGGAAAGCGTTGTCGCTACCCTGAAGGAAGTTTTTGATAAGTGTAGCGTAACCCCGTCTGACATCGCCGCTATTGGAATCACAAATCAGCGCGAAACCACGCTAGTTTGGGATAAACAATCAGGAAAGCCTGTCTACCCTGCAATCGTTTGGCAAGACAGACGTACAGCGCAATATTGCCGAGATTTTAGCGAAGACGAAGAATTCGTTTCGTACATAACAGAGTCGACAGGGCTTTTACTTGATCCTTACTTCTCAGCAACGAAAGTTGCATGGATACTAGATAACGTCGAAGGCGCCCGAGAGAAAGCAGAAAATGGCGAGCTTCTGTTTGGTACCGTGGATACGTATTTGATTTGGCGCTTAACGGGTGGTGAATCACATAAAACTGATGCCACAAATGCGTCTAGAACCATGTTGTTTGATATTCATAATCAGCGTTGGGATGAAAAGCTTCTTGATAAATTCAATATCCCAGCTTCAATGCTGCCAGAAGTTATGGACTGTGCCGCGGATTTCGGGGTAATCAAAGAAGACATCATCGGAAAAGCTATTCCTATTCAAGGTGTTGCAGGCGATCAGCAAGCTGCACTTGTGGGTCAGGCGTGTTTTGAAAAAGGCATGGCAAAAAGTACGTACGGAACCGGCTGCTTTATGATCCTTAACACCGGTGACGCCCCTCTTCAGTCAAAGAACCGCTTGCTTACAACCGTGGGTTATCGCCTTGATGGTAAAACAACCTACGCCCTCGAAGGCAGCATCTTTATGGCTGGCGCCACCGTGCAGTGGCTTCGCGATGGCTTAAAGCTTATTGATGATGCGGCAGAATCTGAAGCTTTAGCGCAACGCGCTAGAGAAGATAACGGTGTATTTTTAGTTCCTGCATTTACCGGCTTAGGCGCGCCATATTGGGACCCAGATGCGCGAGGCGCCATTTTAGGCCTTACTCGTGATACAGGAATAAGCGAAATCGTTGCCGCAGGCCTGCAATCGGTTTGCTATCAAACCAAAGACCTTCAAAAAGCGATGGAAAGCGACGGAGCTCGCCCTACGAATATACGTGTAGACGGCGGTATGTCGCGTAACGACTGGGTCATGGGCTTTTTGTCAGATATATTGGGTGCTGAAGTAGAGCGACCTGAAATTACCGAAACAACTGCGTTAGGCGCAGCCTTCCTTGCCGGATTACAAGCAGGTGTGTTTAGCAGTATTGATGATCTAACTCAGTGCTGGAAAAGTGATAGCGTTTTCACCCCAAGACTATCGAAGCAAGAGCGTGATCAGGCCTATGATGGTTGGAAGGCCGCTGTAGACCGTATCCGCTGCAGTTAA
- a CDS encoding SLC5 family protein → MFSSTIQVSVFVFVTALIGFLTYLSCRGQNRNAQNQNREYFLAGGGLAWYFVAGSITLTNLSTDQLVGMNGNQMALLALWELAAVVGLFVLAKVFLPVYYKFKCTTTTELLEQRYHDKHIRAVISALFFAGSALIFCPAVIYSGSLFMQSMFNVELPLMYIAVIFVIVGALYAIFGGLRAVAVSDTYSGVLLLTMAVLVVILALQAIDYNFDGIPQERLTLIGDDESPIPWHTLLTGMIFIQMFYWGTNQVITQRAMAAPSLKEAQKGVFAAAGIRLLIVPAIIVIPGIVSYKLFGDIGDSAYGKIVATVLPDWLSGVFAAAMAAAVLTTFNSNLNSATALYVCDIHESYINKTPNVPKLSGYVTILLCLVSLALIPVYQQADSIINLVQKLYGLLSMPILSVFIVGLLFRNVHAFAAIGAVLFGVSIYALMSFEASPLYAPFGLHYIHLMFATLIGCVAFALTVNRLVFSQKAEFSLELYKKEA, encoded by the coding sequence ATGTTTTCCAGCACTATTCAGGTGTCTGTTTTTGTCTTTGTGACTGCTTTAATTGGTTTTCTTACCTATTTAAGTTGCCGCGGACAAAATAGAAATGCCCAAAACCAAAACCGCGAATACTTTCTTGCAGGCGGAGGTCTAGCTTGGTATTTCGTTGCAGGTAGTATCACGCTCACCAACCTAAGTACCGACCAACTAGTAGGTATGAACGGTAACCAAATGGCCTTGTTAGCCCTATGGGAACTAGCAGCCGTTGTAGGACTTTTCGTACTGGCAAAAGTATTTCTGCCTGTGTATTACAAGTTCAAGTGTACAACGACAACAGAACTTCTAGAACAGCGCTATCACGACAAGCACATACGTGCAGTTATTAGTGCGCTCTTCTTCGCAGGCAGTGCTTTAATATTTTGCCCGGCAGTAATCTATTCCGGTTCTTTGTTCATGCAGTCTATGTTTAACGTTGAACTGCCGCTAATGTACATCGCAGTTATCTTCGTTATCGTTGGTGCTCTTTACGCTATCTTCGGCGGCCTTCGCGCAGTAGCAGTGTCTGATACCTACTCAGGCGTACTTCTTTTAACCATGGCCGTATTGGTGGTTATTCTGGCGCTTCAAGCCATCGACTATAACTTTGACGGCATTCCGCAAGAGCGACTTACGTTAATTGGCGATGATGAGTCTCCAATCCCTTGGCATACCTTGCTTACCGGGATGATCTTTATCCAAATGTTTTACTGGGGTACTAACCAAGTTATTACTCAACGCGCAATGGCGGCACCTTCTTTGAAAGAAGCGCAAAAAGGCGTATTCGCTGCGGCCGGTATCCGCTTGCTGATTGTACCTGCCATTATTGTTATTCCAGGTATCGTTTCGTACAAACTATTTGGTGATATAGGTGATAGTGCTTACGGAAAAATTGTCGCAACGGTATTGCCTGATTGGCTTTCTGGCGTATTCGCAGCGGCCATGGCAGCTGCGGTATTAACCACGTTTAACAGTAACCTGAACTCTGCTACTGCGCTTTACGTGTGCGACATTCATGAAAGCTATATCAACAAAACACCTAACGTACCTAAGTTAAGCGGCTACGTGACTATTTTATTGTGCTTAGTATCGCTTGCGCTAATCCCCGTATACCAACAAGCTGATAGTATTATTAACCTAGTCCAGAAGCTTTACGGTCTTTTAAGTATGCCTATTCTTTCGGTATTCATCGTAGGCTTACTGTTTAGAAACGTGCATGCATTCGCGGCCATTGGCGCAGTGTTGTTCGGCGTTTCAATTTACGCATTAATGAGCTTTGAAGCTTCACCTCTGTATGCACCATTTGGACTTCATTACATCCACCTAATGTTCGCAACTCTTATTGGCTGTGTCGCCTTTGCTCTTACTGTGAACCGCTTGGTGTTTAGCCAAAAGGCAGAGTTTTCGTTAGAACTTTATAAGAAAGAAGCCTAA
- a CDS encoding tryptophan halogenase family protein, which yields MNHSSHTSQKQRIVIVGGGTAGWLTAAIVAAKHKVAMGECGLDITLVESSDIPTVGVGEGTWPTMRNTLKDIGLSEKEVFRRCSAAFKQGGKFVNWVNGDGDFYYHPFTVPLGYGRVEMAPYVGDIANFANATNFQQHVCERNMAPRTLNEQEYSSAQSNYAYHLDAGAFADMLRDFSKTELGVKHIVATVESVAATSNEHIESVTLNNGMVLDADLFVDCSGFRSLLLGETLGESVVSTDDVLFNNSALALHVPHEEDFEIKPYTQATAQEAGWIWDIGLSSRRGVGHVYSTEFTTDERAEEVLRQYVGDQHGDLKARTIRFNSGYKKRIWKGNCIGVGLSAGFVEPLEATALMLIEISARYIAEQMPLPESAMPIVSQRFNKQMNYRWQRIIDFLKLHYIFNQRSEPYWVANRDPSTIPDSLKEDLEIWKYRGPQIADFSAAIELFPAASYQYVLYGMGFSPDFSLQSHFYNERDLADKVIQQNQLITQQKLSSLPNHRDYIEQWLAS from the coding sequence ATGAACCATTCATCTCATACATCTCAAAAACAGCGTATTGTCATCGTAGGTGGCGGCACCGCTGGTTGGCTTACAGCCGCCATCGTCGCGGCTAAACATAAGGTAGCAATGGGTGAATGTGGCTTAGACATAACTTTGGTCGAATCCAGTGACATTCCTACTGTCGGCGTAGGTGAAGGAACCTGGCCAACAATGCGCAACACGCTGAAAGACATTGGCCTGTCTGAAAAAGAAGTATTTCGACGCTGCAGCGCTGCATTCAAGCAAGGCGGTAAGTTCGTAAATTGGGTAAATGGCGACGGCGACTTTTATTACCACCCGTTTACCGTTCCGCTAGGTTATGGTCGCGTTGAAATGGCCCCCTATGTAGGCGATATTGCAAATTTTGCCAACGCCACTAACTTTCAGCAGCACGTGTGTGAGCGCAATATGGCGCCTCGCACGCTTAATGAACAAGAATACAGCAGCGCACAGTCGAACTATGCGTATCATTTAGATGCTGGTGCATTTGCTGACATGTTGCGAGACTTCAGCAAAACGGAGCTAGGCGTAAAACACATTGTCGCCACTGTAGAAAGCGTAGCCGCAACCTCAAACGAACATATCGAAAGCGTTACGCTTAACAACGGCATGGTTTTAGACGCCGATTTATTTGTAGACTGTTCTGGCTTTCGCTCCCTATTGCTTGGCGAAACTCTAGGTGAAAGCGTTGTCTCCACAGATGACGTGCTATTTAATAACTCTGCACTTGCTCTTCATGTACCCCACGAAGAAGACTTCGAAATAAAGCCCTATACCCAAGCTACAGCACAAGAAGCAGGCTGGATTTGGGATATTGGTTTATCGTCTCGAAGAGGTGTAGGCCATGTTTACTCCACCGAATTTACCACCGATGAACGCGCCGAAGAAGTATTGCGTCAGTACGTTGGTGACCAACACGGTGATTTAAAAGCGCGCACCATTCGCTTTAACTCTGGTTATAAGAAGCGTATTTGGAAGGGTAACTGCATTGGCGTGGGTCTGTCCGCTGGGTTTGTAGAGCCATTAGAGGCAACAGCCCTAATGCTTATCGAGATTTCAGCACGCTATATTGCAGAGCAAATGCCGCTGCCAGAATCAGCGATGCCTATCGTTAGCCAGCGCTTTAACAAGCAAATGAACTATCGCTGGCAGCGCATTATCGACTTCTTGAAACTCCATTATATTTTCAATCAACGCAGTGAACCTTACTGGGTTGCCAATCGCGATCCTTCAACTATTCCCGACTCTTTAAAAGAAGATTTGGAAATTTGGAAGTATCGCGGCCCTCAAATTGCTGATTTTTCAGCGGCAATAGAGCTTTTTCCTGCCGCCAGCTATCAGTACGTACTATATGGAATGGGATTTTCTCCAGACTTTTCTTTGCAGTCTCATTTCTACAACGAACGTGACCTAGCTGATAAAGTGATTCAACAAAATCAGCTAATCACGCAGCAAAAACTAAGCAGCTTACCTAATCACCGCGACTACATTGAGCAGTGGTTGGCAAGCTAA
- a CDS encoding phosphoglycerate mutase family protein produces the protein MNTDVIKESTVKEVIFIRHGKPLSAHNEKVNAADYASWVRNYNKSPLDPASQPKRKIDITGSYIAVSPLLRARLTAAQYGATSIDEELPELREMDIPYYKLPFTLRSWHWVLLSRALWFMGTKGRFESFKFAKKRVEKLSLHINKLSEKHPRVVLFGHGMTNYYTRKALMKSGWQLKQKDSDFWGITILQKNG, from the coding sequence ATGAACACGGATGTCATAAAAGAAAGCACAGTGAAAGAAGTTATTTTCATTCGCCATGGAAAGCCACTTTCAGCCCACAATGAGAAAGTGAATGCTGCAGATTATGCAAGCTGGGTGCGTAACTATAATAAATCCCCCCTAGACCCAGCCAGCCAACCAAAACGAAAAATAGATATAACCGGTAGCTACATCGCCGTCAGTCCGCTTTTAAGAGCAAGGTTAACAGCAGCTCAATATGGGGCAACTTCAATTGATGAAGAGCTACCGGAACTAAGAGAAATGGATATACCTTACTACAAGCTGCCTTTCACTTTGCGTAGTTGGCACTGGGTTTTGCTAAGCCGTGCTCTTTGGTTTATGGGAACTAAAGGCCGCTTCGAAAGTTTTAAATTTGCTAAAAAACGGGTTGAAAAACTTTCATTGCATATTAATAAACTTAGCGAAAAACACCCCAGAGTGGTTCTTTTTGGGCATGGGATGACGAACTACTATACGCGAAAAGCGCTAATGAAAAGTGGGTGGCAGCTAAAGCAAAAAGACAGTGATTTCTGGGGCATTACTATTTTGCAAAAAAACGGTTAA
- a CDS encoding DeoR/GlpR family transcriptional regulator translates to MNQTQRHEKIVGLIKQHGFMSIDDLVSACEVTPQTIRRDLNQLAENGVVSRYHGGAGLNRSWENTPYQERKTQNSEVKEKIAEAVAAMIPDGASLFINIGTTTELIATKLLNHKNLHVVTNNIHVATILSAKEDFSVIIAAGEVRYRDGGIIGEATCDFISQFRMDYGIIGISGISSDGALLDFDFREVKVSQAILEHTQHVILAADYSKFERRAMVEQGHISQVDCLVCEKTPPPSISKIIKENNITFVKA, encoded by the coding sequence ATGAACCAAACGCAAAGACACGAAAAAATTGTTGGGTTAATAAAGCAACATGGTTTTATGTCTATTGATGATTTGGTTAGTGCTTGTGAAGTGACGCCACAGACCATTCGAAGAGATTTAAATCAGCTGGCTGAAAACGGTGTAGTCAGTCGTTATCACGGTGGCGCTGGATTAAACAGAAGTTGGGAAAATACACCGTATCAAGAACGTAAAACACAAAACAGTGAAGTAAAAGAAAAAATTGCTGAGGCTGTTGCGGCGATGATACCCGATGGTGCGTCCTTATTCATTAATATTGGAACTACGACTGAGCTTATCGCTACTAAGCTGCTAAATCATAAAAATCTACATGTAGTAACAAACAACATTCATGTAGCGACAATCCTATCTGCTAAAGAAGACTTCTCGGTGATTATTGCCGCAGGTGAAGTACGGTATCGCGACGGCGGTATTATTGGTGAAGCAACCTGTGACTTTATAAGTCAGTTTCGTATGGACTACGGCATCATCGGTATAAGTGGTATAAGTTCAGACGGCGCGTTATTAGACTTTGACTTCAGAGAAGTGAAAGTTTCACAAGCTATTTTAGAGCATACTCAACACGTCATCCTTGCTGCCGACTACAGTAAATTTGAACGCCGCGCTATGGTTGAACAGGGCCATATATCACAAGTCGACTGTTTAGTTTGTGAGAAAACACCACCGCCAAGCATAAGCAAAATTATCAAAGAAAATAACATCACTTTTGTAAAAGCTTAA
- a CDS encoding TonB-dependent receptor, whose translation MTHKINTSQLGPIAKRSLLGVAIASALHAPVAFSQDADTQSVNDAPVEVIEVRGIVSSLKRAMSDKKENLAVSDGIAAEDLGKFPDLNVAESLQRITGVSIDRNGGEGQKVTVRGFGPQFNTVLVNGRQLATDDAGRAFNFDVLAADQITGANIYKSGVANLQSGGIGSTINVSTARPFDYDGFQAVGSVKGVYETLSEETSPQASFLVSNTFADDKFGLLLAVSHQERQVQINRIQTAGWRPGLTLSNRGDGETAEIIATDVYLPRNWDQVVDQQDRTRTNASLVAQFAPSDDVTITLDGFISKFEVDSQVTDLASWFEPDRVGSATISEFGTAVQFTQEIDLHQGSGNPASDFVSSTRGVRDVTNKGFGLNVDWQVTDALSATFDVSTSEAENDVAGEGRFNVVGIINNYEFDSTGGTPTVIHDGFGNGQLPDISLNRLHYNDLGNVVASEDEVTEYKADFTYLADSDVFRKVDFGILRSEREKFVFQEFASQCAFCGYGTEAPIDELNIRPFTANNFFSGLIDTWYTYDGDAYLDYLASQGAPVVPTLQPNYYNIEEDVTALYANFEFGYDIGDMPLTMNFGARYEETSVSVSAVQALIADVVPTTDLTLFSNVFAPAENITGSSSYANLLPSLNVKLEVQEDMIVRFSRYDSLTRPTMSQMSPATTFNEPRRQNLQASGGNPDLKPFSAENWDLSFEWYYSDDSVFSFAVFSKEVEDFIVTLSGDETYTMTNRLPNDYRCAAEDCAVGVSLDPQDPERDVVADTEELNGASEVYTVTRPQNGETATVNGYEVAITHVWDNGFGVTANATVVNSDAEVSGDTTQTFALAGLGDSQNLIVFYERDAFQARVAFNNRESFLFALDNTEVGGATGEPITTETYGQWDVSASYDINEHLTVFVEGINVTEEELTQVGRFPDQIYSIEDNGARYSVGIRGSF comes from the coding sequence GTGACACATAAAATTAACACATCACAGTTAGGCCCAATTGCGAAACGCTCACTTTTAGGTGTTGCTATCGCCTCTGCCCTACACGCACCGGTAGCATTTTCTCAAGATGCTGACACTCAAAGTGTAAACGATGCACCTGTTGAAGTTATTGAAGTTCGCGGCATTGTAAGCAGCTTGAAAAGAGCAATGTCTGATAAGAAAGAAAACCTTGCTGTTTCAGACGGTATAGCAGCGGAAGATTTAGGTAAATTTCCAGATCTAAACGTTGCTGAATCACTTCAGCGTATCACTGGTGTCTCTATTGACCGTAACGGTGGTGAAGGTCAAAAAGTTACGGTACGTGGTTTCGGCCCACAGTTTAACACTGTACTTGTAAACGGTCGCCAACTCGCTACTGACGACGCTGGCCGCGCATTTAACTTCGACGTACTTGCTGCCGATCAAATTACTGGTGCAAATATCTACAAAAGTGGCGTTGCCAACCTTCAATCTGGTGGCATTGGCTCTACCATCAACGTATCAACTGCTCGTCCGTTCGACTATGACGGCTTCCAAGCAGTAGGAAGCGTGAAAGGTGTGTATGAAACCCTTTCAGAAGAAACGTCTCCACAAGCCTCTTTCTTAGTTAGCAACACATTTGCTGACGATAAATTTGGTTTGCTACTTGCGGTATCTCATCAAGAGCGTCAGGTTCAAATTAACCGTATTCAAACAGCGGGCTGGCGTCCGGGCCTAACACTTTCTAACCGTGGCGATGGCGAAACGGCTGAGATTATTGCTACTGATGTTTATTTGCCTCGTAACTGGGACCAAGTTGTAGACCAGCAAGACAGAACCCGTACTAACGCATCACTTGTTGCTCAATTTGCACCATCTGATGATGTAACCATTACCTTAGATGGCTTTATCTCTAAGTTTGAAGTTGATTCACAGGTTACTGACCTCGCGTCATGGTTTGAACCAGACCGCGTAGGTTCTGCCACTATTTCTGAGTTTGGTACAGCTGTACAATTTACGCAGGAAATTGACTTACACCAAGGTAGCGGTAACCCAGCATCTGACTTCGTATCATCAACCCGTGGTGTACGTGATGTAACTAACAAAGGGTTCGGCTTAAACGTTGATTGGCAGGTAACTGACGCCCTTTCAGCAACTTTCGATGTTTCAACATCTGAAGCGGAAAACGACGTTGCTGGCGAAGGTCGCTTTAACGTTGTGGGTATTATCAACAACTACGAGTTTGACAGCACAGGTGGTACACCTACTGTAATTCACGACGGTTTCGGCAATGGTCAATTACCTGATATTTCGCTTAACCGCCTTCACTATAACGACTTAGGTAACGTAGTTGCGTCTGAAGACGAAGTAACAGAATACAAAGCAGATTTCACTTACCTTGCTGATTCTGACGTTTTCCGTAAAGTTGATTTCGGTATTTTGCGCTCAGAGCGTGAGAAGTTCGTTTTCCAAGAGTTTGCGTCACAATGTGCGTTCTGTGGTTATGGCACAGAAGCGCCAATTGATGAACTTAATATTCGCCCATTTACTGCAAACAACTTCTTCAGCGGCCTAATTGATACTTGGTACACGTACGATGGCGATGCATACCTAGATTACCTTGCTTCTCAAGGTGCGCCAGTAGTACCAACGCTTCAGCCTAACTATTACAACATCGAAGAAGACGTAACCGCACTTTACGCTAACTTCGAATTTGGTTATGACATCGGTGATATGCCGTTAACCATGAACTTCGGTGCCCGTTACGAAGAAACCAGTGTTTCAGTTTCTGCAGTACAAGCACTTATCGCTGACGTTGTTCCTACCACTGACTTAACCTTGTTCTCGAATGTTTTCGCACCAGCAGAAAACATCACAGGTTCATCTTCATACGCAAACCTTCTACCTAGCCTGAACGTTAAGCTAGAAGTACAAGAAGATATGATTGTTCGCTTCTCTCGCTACGACTCTTTGACACGCCCTACTATGTCTCAGATGTCTCCAGCGACCACTTTCAACGAGCCTCGTCGTCAAAACCTACAGGCAAGCGGTGGTAACCCTGACCTTAAGCCATTTAGCGCTGAAAACTGGGATCTATCATTTGAGTGGTATTACAGCGACGATTCTGTGTTCTCGTTTGCCGTGTTTAGCAAAGAAGTAGAAGACTTCATTGTTACGCTTTCTGGCGATGAAACTTATACCATGACGAACCGTCTTCCAAATGACTATCGCTGTGCTGCTGAAGACTGTGCGGTGGGCGTATCGCTTGACCCACAAGACCCTGAACGCGACGTAGTGGCTGACACAGAAGAGCTTAATGGTGCAAGCGAAGTTTACACTGTTACACGCCCTCAAAACGGCGAAACAGCAACGGTTAATGGTTACGAAGTAGCGATTACCCACGTATGGGATAACGGCTTTGGTGTAACCGCTAACGCGACTGTAGTTAACAGTGATGCGGAAGTGTCTGGTGATACAACACAGACGTTTGCGCTAGCAGGTCTTGGTGATTCACAAAACCTTATCGTGTTCTACGAGCGCGATGCGTTCCAGGCACGTGTAGCGTTTAACAACCGTGAGTCGTTCCTATTTGCACTAGACAACACTGAAGTTGGCGGCGCGACAGGCGAGCCAATTACTACTGAAACCTACGGTCAGTGGGATGTAAGTGCAAGTTACGACATCAACGAACACCTTACGGTATTTGTTGAAGGTATCAACGTGACTGAAGAAGAGCTTACACAAGTAGGCCGCTTCCCAGACCAAATTTACTCAATTGAAGACAATGGTGCTCGCTACTCTGTAGGTATCCGAGGCTCATTCTAA
- a CDS encoding SapC family protein has product MPTFETLSADTHSALTIDESKLASTYSKFHLLNIEIKEAVQASSDFPLFFSKSTEAQYWTISALCGLAPQENVFETQGTWLGHYAPLSLRTLPFIVRLGNDAQQQEVLVDVDSPAVSSQNGEALFLPSKRPTAYLDNKKKLLDERVTAMQQTAVMMNQISEMGLIHTVDLIIEYKDNTNQRVGGLATVNEQRLQNLTGEELASLNQKGLLNVLFNILGSILQVNRVIRLHNTKFPDRAVNNIKFETSKS; this is encoded by the coding sequence ATGCCAACATTTGAAACCTTATCGGCTGATACCCACAGCGCTCTTACTATTGATGAGAGCAAGCTTGCTAGTACTTATTCGAAATTTCATCTTCTCAACATTGAGATAAAGGAAGCCGTTCAAGCATCTAGCGACTTCCCTCTGTTTTTCAGTAAATCTACTGAAGCACAGTATTGGACAATATCGGCCCTGTGCGGCCTAGCTCCTCAAGAAAACGTGTTTGAAACACAAGGTACATGGCTTGGTCACTATGCACCGCTTAGTCTTCGCACCTTACCTTTTATCGTACGATTGGGAAATGATGCTCAGCAGCAAGAAGTTTTAGTTGATGTCGACTCGCCAGCTGTTTCTTCTCAAAACGGTGAAGCACTCTTTTTGCCTTCCAAGCGCCCTACTGCGTACTTAGATAATAAAAAGAAATTGCTAGATGAGCGCGTTACCGCCATGCAACAAACCGCTGTAATGATGAATCAAATTAGCGAGATGGGACTCATTCATACTGTTGACTTGATTATAGAGTACAAAGACAACACCAATCAGCGCGTAGGCGGGCTAGCTACGGTGAATGAACAACGCTTGCAAAACCTTACGGGCGAAGAACTGGCTAGTTTAAATCAAAAGGGCCTGCTCAACGTGCTTTTCAATATTCTTGGTTCTATTTTGCAAGTGAACCGCGTTATCCGTCTTCATAACACTAAATTCCCTGATCGCGCTGTAAACAACATTAAGTTCGAAACCAGCAAGTCATAA
- the glpD gene encoding glycerol-3-phosphate dehydrogenase, producing MSHSNESEKTVDVLVVGGGVNGVGVALDAAGRGLSVALCEKGDLAGATSSSSSKLIHGGLRYLEHYEFRLVKEALAEREVLLQKAPHIMWPLRFRLPHQKHLRPAWMIRIGLFLYDSLAKRNMLPRSRKLSTTSESPLVSDITTCFEYSDGWVDDARLVVLNALAAQDQGAQIYTRTECVKAEKQDNLWSVELRTAKGKTFTVKAKSIVNAAGPWAVSFLDRLVNVNNPNAMRMVKGSHFIVPKLYDTDEAYILQNKDGRIVFVIPYEGDFSLVGTTDEDFKGNPSDAAISDEETEYLIDVVNTYFKSKITLSDIVHSYSGVRPLLEEKNASAQELTRDYKVELKGEKGKPVLLNIFGGKITTYRKLAEHAVDKLTTCFPKAKKAWTKDVPLPGGAFESQDKLVNKLIGEFSWLNKDIAQRYARQYGLLSYKFLKGKSSIAEMGEDFGAGMYCAEVDYLIESEWACTLEDVIWRRTKHGLRLTKAQQEVLSQYIEQKAHSLHSEQQAIDPVLASA from the coding sequence ATGAGTCACAGCAATGAATCTGAAAAAACAGTAGACGTTTTAGTTGTTGGCGGCGGCGTTAACGGTGTTGGCGTAGCGCTGGACGCTGCAGGACGTGGGCTTTCAGTAGCATTATGTGAAAAAGGTGACCTTGCTGGAGCTACATCTTCATCAAGTAGCAAGCTTATTCACGGCGGCCTTAGATATTTAGAACATTACGAGTTCCGTTTAGTAAAAGAAGCATTGGCGGAACGGGAAGTACTGCTTCAAAAAGCGCCTCATATCATGTGGCCCTTGCGCTTTCGCTTGCCGCATCAAAAGCATTTACGCCCAGCGTGGATGATTCGAATTGGCTTGTTCCTTTACGATTCTCTGGCGAAACGCAACATGCTACCTCGCTCACGTAAGCTGTCGACAACCAGCGAAAGCCCTTTAGTTAGCGATATTACAACCTGTTTTGAATATTCTGACGGGTGGGTAGACGATGCACGCTTAGTGGTATTGAACGCACTAGCCGCACAAGATCAAGGCGCACAAATTTACACCCGCACTGAATGTGTTAAAGCTGAAAAGCAAGACAACCTGTGGAGTGTAGAGCTTAGAACAGCAAAAGGGAAAACGTTTACAGTAAAAGCGAAGTCTATTGTCAATGCTGCAGGGCCTTGGGCGGTATCCTTCTTAGATCGTTTAGTAAATGTTAACAACCCAAATGCTATGCGTATGGTGAAAGGAAGCCACTTCATAGTGCCTAAACTTTACGATACTGATGAAGCATACATACTGCAAAACAAAGACGGGCGTATTGTTTTTGTTATTCCTTATGAAGGGGATTTCTCGCTGGTAGGTACTACTGATGAAGATTTCAAAGGTAATCCGTCAGATGCTGCTATATCGGATGAAGAAACCGAATACTTGATAGATGTGGTAAACACATACTTTAAATCAAAAATCACCCTAAGCGATATCGTTCACTCTTACAGTGGCGTAAGACCTCTACTGGAAGAAAAGAATGCTTCCGCTCAAGAGTTAACGCGAGACTACAAAGTTGAGCTGAAAGGTGAAAAAGGAAAGCCAGTACTGCTCAATATTTTTGGTGGGAAAATAACGACCTACAGAAAATTAGCTGAGCATGCGGTAGACAAACTGACTACATGTTTCCCTAAAGCCAAGAAAGCATGGACTAAAGATGTGCCTTTACCAGGTGGCGCATTCGAAAGCCAAGACAAGCTTGTAAATAAGTTAATTGGTGAGTTCTCGTGGTTGAACAAAGATATTGCTCAACGCTATGCGCGTCAGTATGGCCTTTTAAGCTACAAATTTTTAAAAGGAAAATCGTCAATTGCTGAGATGGGTGAAGACTTTGGCGCAGGTATGTATTGCGCAGAAGTGGACTATCTAATAGAGAGTGAATGGGCATGTACGCTGGAAGATGTAATTTGGCGCAGAACTAAGCATGGGTTGCGTTTAACCAAAGCGCAACAAGAGGTGCTATCGCAATACATCGAACAAAAAGCGCACTCCCTTCATAGCGAGCAACAAGCTATTGACCCAGTGTTGGCAAGTGCGTAA